The following proteins come from a genomic window of Ilumatobacter coccineus YM16-304:
- a CDS encoding phytanoyl-CoA dioxygenase family protein: MSSPTVQPTNIDAMTSTVERVLDAATLERWRRHGYVHLPDLLTPEVRERLATWADDVAHSDDERLLQHHEMTDHGPALARTEHFATVHPELGALILDGPISRAGEQLLGEPVVLYKEKINHKLPGGAGFAPHQDAAAYRFVGTHLTCMVAIDDATIDNGCLDVVAGCHHELIVDDGDGCLPPSAERALTWQPVEMRAGDVLWFHSRTPHRSGPNTSTSSRRALFLTYNAAADGDLRSAYYADKIDRLRHHVGDDRARVSTIGHFLGRAVSDDQPRNDEHRNDEHRDDEHRNDEQPDRGHDAMTEQHDMDEQRTVNQERGAGGAPVPWMHLRTASDVAAAIVDLYERRGDSHYDEVVSQLAHALQSGGQAMDHRASADAIVAAFLHDIGHLLVDEHDGNGDFLARDLHHEDVGARFLANWFGPAVTEPIRLHVPAKRYLCAVDPTYRDGLSEASKRSLEVQGGPMTDDEVAEFEALDGFETAVDLRRWDDLAKVDNAPTVSLDTFRTLIECVVKPSAA, translated from the coding sequence GTGAGTTCACCGACGGTCCAGCCCACCAACATCGATGCCATGACCTCGACCGTCGAACGGGTCCTCGATGCCGCGACGCTCGAACGATGGCGGCGACACGGCTACGTCCACCTGCCCGATCTGCTCACCCCCGAGGTCCGCGAACGCCTCGCGACCTGGGCCGACGACGTCGCCCACTCCGACGACGAGCGACTCCTCCAGCACCACGAGATGACCGACCACGGGCCGGCACTCGCACGAACCGAACACTTCGCCACCGTGCACCCCGAACTCGGCGCACTGATCCTCGACGGACCGATCAGCCGAGCTGGCGAGCAATTGCTCGGCGAACCCGTCGTGCTCTACAAGGAGAAGATCAACCACAAGCTGCCGGGCGGCGCCGGGTTCGCCCCGCACCAGGACGCCGCCGCCTACCGCTTCGTCGGAACGCACCTCACCTGCATGGTGGCGATCGACGACGCCACGATCGACAACGGCTGCCTCGACGTCGTCGCCGGGTGTCATCACGAACTGATCGTCGACGACGGCGACGGCTGCCTGCCCCCGTCGGCCGAGCGAGCGCTCACATGGCAACCGGTCGAGATGCGCGCCGGCGACGTGCTCTGGTTCCACAGCCGCACACCCCATCGCAGCGGCCCGAACACCTCGACGTCGTCGCGGCGGGCGCTCTTCCTCACCTACAACGCGGCGGCCGACGGTGACCTGCGCAGCGCGTACTACGCCGACAAGATCGACCGGCTGCGCCATCATGTGGGCGACGACCGAGCGCGCGTGAGCACCATCGGCCACTTCCTCGGGCGAGCGGTGAGCGACGACCAGCCCCGGAACGACGAGCACCGCAACGACGAGCACCGTGACGACGAGCACCGGAACGACGAGCAGCCTGACAGAGGACACGACGCCATGACCGAACAGCACGACATGGACGAACAGCGCACCGTGAACCAAGAGCGCGGTGCGGGTGGCGCTCCCGTTCCGTGGATGCACCTGCGCACCGCCTCCGACGTGGCGGCGGCCATCGTCGACCTCTACGAGCGTCGCGGCGACAGCCATTACGACGAAGTCGTGAGCCAACTCGCCCACGCGCTCCAGTCGGGCGGCCAGGCGATGGACCACCGCGCCTCGGCCGACGCGATCGTCGCTGCCTTCCTCCACGACATCGGTCACCTGCTCGTCGACGAACACGACGGCAACGGCGACTTCCTCGCTCGCGACCTCCACCACGAAGACGTCGGCGCTCGCTTTCTCGCCAACTGGTTCGGCCCCGCCGTGACCGAACCGATCCGGCTCCACGTGCCGGCCAAGCGGTACCTCTGCGCCGTCGATCCCACCTATCGAGACGGGCTCTCGGAGGCCTCGAAGCGCAGCCTCGAGGTGCAGGGCGGGCCGATGACCGACGACGAGGTCGCCGAGTTCGAAGCGCTCGACGGGTTCGAGACCGCCGTCGATCTGCGTCGATGGGACGACCTGGCAAAGGTCGACAACGCGCCGACGGTGTCGCTCGACACCTTCCGCACGCTCATCGAGTGCGTCGTCAAGCCGTCGGCAGCGTGA
- a CDS encoding phytanoyl-CoA dioxygenase family protein, whose product MLTSTEATEQWNRNGWLLVDDAVDERGLAELREAIDELTAWASNDGPGLHHFEQTDSGPALARSERFADVHERLGAFVRSGIVTDVVGAMLGEPAVLFKEKVNYKHPGGGGFAPHQDAPAYRFVDHHVSVMVPIDPATVASGCLWFAPGHTHGQLDTDERGRLTDAAVASLDWQPIEVRPGQLLAFDSYAPHRSDTNTTNHPRRALYLTYNAASRGDFREAYYADKDTEFARGGARSASGTVRVSISDDFLGRPVA is encoded by the coding sequence ATGTTGACCTCGACCGAAGCAACCGAGCAGTGGAACCGAAACGGCTGGCTCCTCGTCGACGACGCCGTCGACGAACGCGGCCTCGCCGAACTCCGCGAGGCGATCGACGAACTCACGGCGTGGGCGTCGAACGACGGCCCGGGCCTCCACCACTTCGAGCAGACCGACAGCGGGCCGGCGCTCGCTCGATCGGAGCGATTCGCCGACGTGCACGAGCGCCTCGGCGCGTTCGTGCGCTCCGGCATCGTCACCGACGTGGTCGGCGCGATGTTGGGCGAGCCGGCGGTGCTGTTCAAGGAGAAGGTCAACTACAAGCATCCGGGTGGCGGCGGCTTCGCCCCGCACCAGGACGCTCCGGCCTACCGCTTCGTCGACCACCACGTGTCGGTCATGGTGCCGATCGATCCGGCCACGGTGGCGAGCGGTTGCCTGTGGTTCGCCCCCGGGCACACGCACGGCCAACTCGACACCGACGAGCGTGGGCGTCTCACCGATGCCGCGGTGGCGAGCCTCGACTGGCAGCCGATCGAGGTGCGGCCGGGGCAGTTGCTCGCGTTCGATTCGTACGCGCCGCATCGCAGCGACACGAACACGACCAACCACCCGCGCCGAGCGCTGTACCTCACGTACAACGCGGCGAGTCGCGGCGACTTCCGTGAGGCGTACTACGCCGACAAGGACACCGAGTTCGCTCGCGGCGGCGCTCGTTCGGCGAGCGGCACGGTGCGCGTGAGCATCAGCGACGACTTCCTCGGCCGTCCCGTCGCCTGA
- a CDS encoding alpha/beta hydrolase family protein, translated as MTSSPFTKRNRPAGLVLTPGASADRDHHTLVAIDEALTDLPVLRLTLGTNRVPSAVKKIVAASEAFAAELGVSLDRLAYGGRSFGGRSCSVAVAEGLPAAALVLLSYPLHPPGKPDNLRVEHFPDIAVPTLFVSGRKDPFGTPDEFGEHVPAVAGPTTVEWVDGNHAPKNDAPVIEHVSAFLGY; from the coding sequence GTGACCTCATCGCCATTCACGAAACGCAACCGGCCGGCAGGACTGGTGCTCACTCCGGGAGCGAGCGCCGACCGCGATCACCACACCCTCGTCGCCATCGACGAGGCGCTGACCGACCTTCCCGTGCTCCGGCTCACGCTCGGCACCAACCGCGTGCCGAGCGCCGTGAAGAAGATCGTCGCCGCGAGCGAAGCGTTCGCCGCCGAGCTCGGCGTGTCACTCGACCGACTCGCGTACGGCGGTCGCAGTTTCGGTGGGCGGTCGTGTTCGGTCGCCGTGGCCGAAGGCCTGCCCGCCGCGGCCCTGGTGCTGCTGTCGTATCCGTTGCATCCGCCGGGCAAGCCCGACAACCTGCGCGTCGAACACTTCCCCGACATCGCCGTCCCGACACTCTTCGTCTCGGGCCGCAAGGACCCGTTCGGCACGCCCGACGAGTTCGGCGAACACGTGCCAGCGGTTGCCGGCCCGACCACGGTCGAGTGGGTCGACGGCAACCACGCACCGAAGAACGACGCTCCGGTCATCGAGCACGTCAGCGCGTTCCTCGGCTACTGA
- a CDS encoding TetR/AcrR family transcriptional regulator has protein sequence MADTSTLGRPRSFDEALVLDQVTALFWRQGYAATSMSDIVEATGVHKPSLYRTFGTKEELFATVLRRYLDVRLDAFARFIESAGTGVEAVQYFLDLFEDNVVEGAGRDGCLLVMASNELHGTAPGFENFGSQSRGALRAALSILVERVQPDGESSDELVASRSTLLLTCLQGLQVISRSGDLAEIRRHIDAVRDLVDTWR, from the coding sequence ATGGCAGACACCAGCACACTTGGTAGGCCGCGCTCGTTCGACGAAGCGCTCGTGCTCGACCAGGTGACTGCCCTCTTCTGGCGCCAGGGCTACGCGGCGACATCGATGAGCGACATCGTCGAGGCAACGGGCGTCCACAAGCCCAGCCTGTACCGCACCTTCGGTACCAAGGAAGAACTGTTCGCCACCGTGCTGCGTCGCTACCTCGACGTTCGCCTCGATGCGTTCGCGCGGTTCATCGAGTCGGCGGGTACCGGTGTCGAGGCCGTCCAGTACTTCTTGGACCTCTTCGAAGACAATGTCGTCGAGGGCGCGGGGCGAGACGGCTGCCTGCTCGTCATGGCGAGCAACGAACTGCATGGAACAGCGCCAGGGTTCGAGAACTTCGGGTCCCAGTCCCGTGGTGCGTTGCGCGCCGCACTCTCCATTCTCGTCGAACGGGTGCAGCCCGATGGCGAATCGAGCGATGAGCTCGTCGCGAGTCGCAGCACCTTGCTCCTCACGTGTCTGCAAGGCCTTCAGGTGATCAGTCGATCGGGCGACCTCGCCGAGATCCGTCGACACATCGACGCCGTGCGCGACCTCGTCGACACCTGGCGCTGA
- a CDS encoding SDR family NAD(P)-dependent oxidoreductase, whose protein sequence is MSNRTRTVVITGADSGIGFEAAVQFANTGFGRVVVTARTDAKAEQAVTALVARSGTTVFTPLTLDLDDRASIDAAADTLVESGTTDVLVLNAGGLPRRKLVRSSAGIERHAAALTGHHRFTMRLLETGGLSPSARIMIAGSESLRGDLPIVKPLDVDRLAKKYYDGNLERLIEAIMRVESPIRYNAIAQFATTKLFAAWWAAALSRRLPAGMTVNAIAPGSTPETNGFDDTPMLSRRIATSVMWLIPRSTQPVAAAAGRYLVAANFGSEINGAFFASRPRRSAGPMVHNELVDATNPRVLRCLWNATERLAGRHDVALPNPAPAHAPEGTHIPRPVRPTGPIITAACSQ, encoded by the coding sequence ATGTCCAACCGAACTCGAACCGTCGTGATCACCGGCGCAGACTCCGGAATCGGCTTCGAGGCCGCGGTCCAGTTCGCGAACACCGGCTTCGGGCGGGTTGTCGTCACCGCCCGCACCGACGCCAAGGCCGAGCAGGCTGTCACCGCGCTCGTCGCGAGGAGCGGTACGACGGTGTTCACCCCGCTCACACTCGATCTCGACGACCGTGCGTCGATCGACGCTGCCGCCGACACGCTCGTCGAGAGCGGCACCACCGACGTGCTCGTCCTCAACGCCGGGGGGCTGCCGCGCCGCAAGCTCGTGCGCTCCAGCGCCGGCATCGAACGGCACGCTGCGGCGCTCACCGGGCATCACCGCTTCACCATGCGTCTCCTCGAAACGGGTGGGCTCTCGCCGTCGGCGCGGATCATGATCGCCGGTTCCGAATCGCTGCGGGGCGATCTCCCGATCGTGAAGCCACTCGACGTCGATCGGCTGGCGAAGAAGTACTACGACGGCAACCTCGAGCGGCTGATCGAAGCGATCATGCGCGTCGAATCCCCCATCCGGTACAACGCCATCGCACAGTTCGCGACCACGAAGCTGTTCGCTGCCTGGTGGGCCGCTGCGCTCTCCCGCCGTCTCCCCGCCGGCATGACGGTCAACGCCATCGCTCCAGGCAGCACGCCCGAAACCAACGGGTTCGACGACACCCCCATGCTGTCTCGCCGAATCGCGACTTCGGTGATGTGGTTGATTCCCCGGTCGACCCAGCCGGTGGCCGCTGCGGCGGGCCGCTACCTCGTGGCAGCGAACTTCGGTTCCGAGATCAACGGCGCGTTCTTCGCGTCCCGCCCGCGTCGGTCGGCAGGGCCGATGGTGCACAACGAGCTGGTCGACGCTACGAATCCGCGAGTGCTGCGTTGCCTGTGGAACGCGACCGAGCGGCTGGCGGGACGACACGACGTCGCCCTGCCGAACCCGGCCCCGGCTCACGCTCCCGAGGGCACGCACATCCCCCGGCCGGTCCGGCCCACCGGACCGATCATCACCGCCGCCTGCTCGCAGTAG
- a CDS encoding DinB family protein, with protein MNRMEIEIKLNRDRAWLIERLGAMSEAELSAPRTFSEHDPDSRWSFADHFVHTTLIERNWNAMFRRHVSGEDGLEPRLRGDGSPQSMDEIMASIHEWTEEWKAEHSGKPFIELVRIGQEVRADTIALLAELSDEQLESKIPGAPWADGTVGGIMAANADHGRMHYAWAEEDPVSSAD; from the coding sequence ATGAATCGGATGGAGATCGAGATCAAACTCAACCGCGACCGCGCCTGGTTGATCGAGCGACTCGGTGCCATGTCGGAGGCGGAACTGTCGGCACCGCGCACCTTCAGCGAGCACGACCCCGACAGCCGCTGGTCGTTCGCCGACCACTTCGTGCACACCACGCTCATCGAGCGGAACTGGAATGCGATGTTCCGCCGGCACGTGTCGGGCGAAGACGGCCTGGAACCCCGTCTGCGCGGCGACGGCTCGCCGCAGTCGATGGACGAGATCATGGCGTCGATCCACGAGTGGACGGAGGAATGGAAGGCCGAGCACAGCGGCAAACCGTTCATCGAACTCGTGCGCATCGGTCAGGAGGTGCGTGCCGACACGATCGCGCTGCTCGCCGAACTGTCGGACGAGCAACTCGAGTCGAAGATCCCCGGAGCGCCGTGGGCCGACGGCACCGTCGGTGGGATCATGGCCGCCAACGCCGACCACGGCCGCATGCACTACGCGTGGGCTGAAGAAGATCCGGTGTCGTCGGCCGACTGA
- a CDS encoding VOC family protein yields MATDADQGGEAPCWAHLVDDLDPPASAPPIRSSNTILYCDAWLDVVAFYRDRLGLRTTMERDWFVEFELHPGARVSVADASRATVAAGTGQGVTLSVGVDDIAAARAWLHSTGIDVPAPTMRWGAHQFFIHDPAGNRIEFWSPLPDPS; encoded by the coding sequence ATGGCCACCGATGCCGATCAGGGCGGTGAGGCTCCGTGCTGGGCGCACCTCGTCGACGATCTCGATCCGCCTGCGTCGGCGCCGCCGATTCGATCGTCGAACACGATCCTGTACTGCGACGCGTGGCTCGACGTGGTGGCCTTCTACCGCGACCGGCTCGGCTTGCGCACGACGATGGAGCGCGACTGGTTCGTCGAGTTCGAACTGCATCCGGGAGCGCGCGTGAGCGTCGCCGACGCGAGCCGGGCGACGGTGGCTGCGGGTACCGGCCAGGGCGTCACGTTGAGTGTGGGTGTCGACGACATCGCGGCCGCTCGCGCGTGGCTCCACTCGACGGGCATCGACGTGCCGGCACCGACGATGCGGTGGGGCGCCCATCAGTTCTTCATCCACGACCCCGCCGGCAACCGCATCGAGTTCTGGTCGCCGCTCCCCGACCCGAGCTGA
- a CDS encoding LLM class flavin-dependent oxidoreductase: MKVRFGVTIGPEVGTDDFPAIIDDLERLRFDSVWIPEVWLQSTLDPIVALTFAAARTTRLKLGSHLVIPGKNPVLLARQLAQLDRLSGGRLLIVGVLGLPDEADTGAQVLARSERSAALAEVVPLLRRLWSGETIDHAGDRYPLSGVRVTPTPVQQPLEIWLAGQVPGALRRCGQLGDGWMPGLLLPAEAAELRVEIERAADAAGRTVDPEHYGVNLYYSTGPLPDAVAERLAARRRSGSVDDLVPIGMDALRTRIDDWLDAGFSKFLLRPLAPPADWTAELEMLATEILPLTT, from the coding sequence ATGAAGGTGCGATTCGGCGTGACGATCGGCCCCGAGGTGGGCACCGACGACTTCCCAGCGATCATCGACGACCTCGAACGGTTGCGGTTCGACTCGGTGTGGATCCCGGAGGTCTGGCTCCAATCCACCCTCGACCCGATCGTGGCGCTCACGTTCGCCGCGGCGCGCACCACCCGCCTCAAGCTCGGTTCGCACCTCGTCATCCCCGGCAAGAACCCGGTGCTCCTCGCACGCCAACTCGCCCAACTCGATCGTTTGTCGGGCGGTCGACTGCTCATCGTCGGCGTGCTCGGCCTCCCCGACGAAGCCGATACCGGCGCCCAGGTGCTCGCCCGCTCCGAACGCTCCGCCGCGCTCGCCGAAGTCGTTCCGCTGCTCCGCCGGCTCTGGTCGGGGGAGACGATCGACCACGCGGGAGATCGCTACCCGCTCTCGGGCGTGCGGGTCACACCCACGCCGGTGCAGCAGCCGTTGGAGATCTGGCTCGCCGGACAGGTGCCCGGAGCGCTCCGTCGGTGCGGCCAACTCGGCGACGGCTGGATGCCCGGTCTGCTGCTGCCCGCCGAAGCCGCCGAACTCCGCGTGGAGATCGAGCGAGCGGCCGACGCTGCCGGCCGCACGGTCGACCCGGAGCACTACGGCGTCAACCTCTACTACTCGACCGGCCCACTTCCCGACGCGGTCGCCGAGCGACTCGCTGCGCGCCGCCGCTCCGGCTCGGTCGACGATCTCGTCCCGATCGGGATGGACGCGCTGCGCACGCGCATCGACGACTGGCTCGACGCCGGCTTCTCGAAGTTCCTGCTCCGCCCGCTCGCTCCGCCGGCCGATTGGACGGCCGAACTCGAGATGCTCGCCACCGAGATCCTCCCCCTCACCACCTGA
- a CDS encoding TVP38/TMEM64 family protein, translating into MAPARRRKLLAALAVITVVAAFFVGGGYSWVRGDGNVEELLTETGIVGPLVFVGVMWLTQPLGVPGFVYMAPAGIVWPAPTAVALAWVGNMGASYLAFTFARWFARDWVSERIPARMGVFYDRLETGGLWPVVLLRLVFGQLPPADWMLGVTRVSTRTFVIGTGIGIVPGVVLFVVAGGGLLDALADMSTATRRAIIVVLVACAIGRRVWIRRRRRAAASGPAA; encoded by the coding sequence GTGGCGCCGGCGAGACGACGAAAGCTGTTGGCGGCACTCGCGGTGATCACCGTCGTCGCAGCGTTCTTCGTCGGCGGCGGGTACTCGTGGGTGCGCGGCGACGGCAACGTCGAGGAGTTGCTCACCGAGACCGGCATCGTCGGCCCGCTCGTGTTCGTGGGGGTCATGTGGCTCACGCAGCCGCTCGGCGTGCCGGGCTTCGTCTACATGGCGCCGGCGGGCATCGTGTGGCCCGCGCCGACGGCCGTCGCCCTGGCGTGGGTCGGCAACATGGGCGCGAGCTACCTCGCGTTCACGTTCGCCAGATGGTTCGCTCGTGACTGGGTGAGCGAGCGCATCCCGGCGCGCATGGGCGTGTTCTACGACCGGCTCGAAACGGGTGGGTTGTGGCCGGTGGTGCTGCTTCGTCTCGTGTTCGGGCAACTCCCGCCTGCCGACTGGATGCTCGGCGTCACCCGGGTGTCGACGCGGACGTTCGTGATCGGCACCGGCATCGGGATCGTTCCGGGCGTGGTGCTGTTCGTCGTCGCCGGTGGTGGGCTGCTCGACGCGCTCGCCGACATGTCGACCGCCACGCGGCGGGCGATCATCGTCGTGCTCGTGGCGTGTGCGATCGGTCGGCGAGTGTGGATTCGACGGCGGCGACGTGCCGCCGCGAGCGGCCCTGCCGCGTAA